A genomic stretch from Bradyrhizobium quebecense includes:
- the cysQ gene encoding 3'(2'),5'-bisphosphate nucleotidase CysQ, with protein sequence MNKAQPSLIGCEAAAALLESLTELVIQAGEAILAVNRSAMNVTGKSDGSPVTEADLAADHIIVEGLTRLTPHVLLLSEERVQLATPPYKDSFFLIDPLDGTKEFVAGRNEFTVNVALVTHGVPLLGIIGAPALGLIWRGIVGKGAERLTLQNGAVSQAVPIKTRPCPPRGAPWTVAVSRSHGDAHTEAFIDERGGSVRAVLGSAVKFGRVAEGAVDIYPRLSPTSEWDVAAGHAVVVAAGGKVTDSKGRQLHFGLGREDFLVPEFIAWGDPAAAL encoded by the coding sequence ATGAATAAGGCACAGCCGTCCCTGATCGGCTGCGAAGCCGCCGCCGCGCTGCTCGAATCGCTGACCGAACTGGTGATCCAGGCCGGCGAGGCGATTCTTGCGGTCAACCGATCCGCGATGAACGTCACGGGCAAGAGTGACGGTTCGCCGGTCACCGAGGCCGATCTCGCCGCCGACCACATCATCGTCGAAGGGCTGACGCGGCTGACGCCGCATGTGTTGCTGCTGTCGGAGGAGCGCGTCCAACTGGCGACGCCGCCCTACAAGGACAGCTTCTTCCTGATCGATCCGCTCGACGGCACCAAGGAATTCGTCGCCGGCCGCAATGAATTCACCGTCAATGTGGCGCTGGTCACGCACGGCGTGCCGCTGCTCGGCATCATCGGTGCGCCCGCGCTCGGGCTGATCTGGCGCGGCATCGTCGGCAAGGGCGCCGAGCGGTTGACGCTGCAGAATGGCGCGGTTTCGCAGGCAGTGCCGATCAAGACCCGTCCCTGCCCGCCGCGCGGCGCGCCCTGGACCGTTGCGGTCAGCCGCTCGCACGGCGATGCGCACACCGAGGCCTTCATCGACGAACGCGGCGGCTCGGTCCGCGCCGTGCTGGGATCGGCGGTCAAGTTCGGCCGTGTCGCCGAGGGTGCAGTCGATATCTATCCGCGTCTGTCGCCGACATCAGAATGGGATGTGGCGGCCGGTCACGCGGTCGTGGTTGCGGCCGGCGGCAAGGTCACCGATTCGAAGGGACGCCAATTGCATTTCGGGCTCGGCCGCGAAGACTTTCTGGTGCCCGAATTCATTGCCTGGGGCGACCCGGCCGCAGCATTGTGA